A single region of the Garra rufa chromosome 6, GarRuf1.0, whole genome shotgun sequence genome encodes:
- the soul5l gene encoding heme-binding protein 2, whose protein sequence is MHLYGVTLLSLLSLESLAVSSVGPSNSSSSFCSESKECLQFDLICRTEEYEVRHYSATRWVSTDAEAYFLGVGAAMAFRRLYHYISGANEEGVRFEMTAPVLVEVPEEVKMWEPAVYTLSFLLPSAYQEHPPTPTNDKLYFSEMPDMDVYVRSYGGWMLSITSRLHAHLLTRALLRANAHFNHTHHYAVGYDSPLKLLNRHNEVWYMVEGEPVCGQERTPEPTDTH, encoded by the exons AT GCATCTGTACGGCGTGACGCTGCTGTCTCTGCTGTCTCTGGAGTCTCTGGCCGTCAGCAGTGTCGG CCCCAGTAACTCATCCAGCAGTTTCTGCAGCGAGTCCAAAGAATGTCTTCAATTCGATCTGATCTGCAGGACGGAGGAGTACGAG GTCCGCCATTATTCGGCCACACGATGGGTCTCCACAGACGCTGAGGCCTATTTTCTCGGGGTCGGAGCCGCCATGGCCTTCAGACGCCTCTATCACTATATATCTGGAGCCAATGAAGAGG GTGTGAGGTTTGAGATGACGGCTCCGGTGCTTGTTGAAGTCCCAGAGGAAGTGAAGATGTGGGAACCGGCCGTCTACACGCTCAGCTTCCTGCTGCCATCAGCCTATCAGGAGCATCCGCCCACTCCCACCAACGACAAG ctgtATTTCTCTGAAATGCCCGACATGGACGTGTACGTGAGGAGTTACGGCGGCTGGATGCTGTCAATCACCTCTCGACTCCACGCCCACCTGCTGACCAGAGCACTGCTGAGAGCCAACGCCCACTTCAACCACACGCACCACTACGCTGTGGGCTACGACAG tccTCTGAAGTTGTTGAACAGACATAATGAAGTGTGGTACATGGTGGAGGGAGAGCCGGTCTGCGGACAGGAACGCACACCTGAGCCGACTGACACACACTGA
- the LOC141336129 gene encoding keratin, type I cytoskeletal 19, with product MSRSCSRSYSVASGRSLAPVSFSSFGSQSVLGGGLQSGGGGGLGFRSGAGLGFGSAAGLGFGGGGRWGLRAGGGLGIGSGFGAGGGSLSASHRTVGGALSAAGGGGAIGESFRAGGGFLAEAVSNVVSEKQQLQVLNDRLATYLDKVKRLETTNLELNEKLRAFTVSRVQTSFNLEPYEIQIKPLREKLLLLIQDHARIALAVDNAKLATDDFRMKFETELAMRQSVEGDIAGLKALKKEYDSTNVVLLQELAGLEKECDAIRDAHQEDMKALRGQMVGTVTVDVKEIESTDLSQVLSQIRSEYETAIEKNHREAENWYTKQLEKRQAEVTLSTETVVSGSSEITDSHKQSLTLQTQLNGALMKKANLEQRLVEVQAQYQAQLYSLAQLAGGLEGELASVRESAMQQSRDYQLLLSTKVQLEREISKYRALLEGAGEFSNLSVSALKTPVVKVVKTSSVSSVSAGADGVVDIISSEVKSGGSSASELVAGAVGGATVDAVLPAEP from the exons ATGTCAAGGAGCTGTAGCAGGTCTTACTCCGTGGCCAGCGGCCGCTCGCTGGCTCCCGTCAGCTTCTCCAGTTTCGGAAGTCAGTCGGTGTTGGGCGGAGGTCTGCAGAGCGGTGGCGGTGGAGGCTTGGGCTTCAGATCTGGAGCTGGTTTGGGCTTCGGGTCCGCCGCTGGATTGGGTTTCGGTGGCGGCGGTAGATGGGGTCTCAGAGCCGGAGGTGGTTTGGGCATCGGATCCGGTTTTGGGGCAGGTGGAGGTTCTCTCTCGGCTAGTCATAGGACGGTTGGGGGCGCTCTCTCGGCCGCAGGTGGTGGAGGCGCCATCGGGGAGAGCTTTAGGGCGGGCGGAGGTTTTCTCGCAGAGGCGGTGTCCAACGTCGTCAGTGAGAAACAGCAGCTGCAGGTTCTGAATGACCGCCTCGCCACCTACCTAGACAAGGTGAAGCGTCTGGAGACCACGAACCTCGAGCTCAACGAGAAGCTCCGTGCGTTCACCGTCAGCCGAGTCCAGACCAGCTTTAACTTGGAGCCCTACGAGATCCAGATTAAACCACTGCGGGAGAAG CTTCTGCTGCTCATTCAGGACCACGCACGCATTGCTTTAGCCGTAGACAATGCCAAACTGGCCACTGATGATTTCAGAATGAA GTTTGAGACGGAGCTGGCCATGCGTCAGTCGGTGGAGGGCGACATCGCTGGTCTGAAGGCCCTGAAGAAGGAGTACGACTCCACCAATGTTGTGTTACTGCAGGAGCTTGCAGGCCTTGAGAAAGAGTGTGACGCTATCAGAGACGCGCACCAGGAG GACATGAAGGCTCTGCGCGGGCAGATGGTGGGCACCGTGACGGTGGACGTGAAGGAGATCGAGAGCACAGATCTGTCGCAAGTGCTGTCCCAGATCCGCTCCGAGTACGAGACGGCCATCGAGAAGAACCACCGAGAGGCTGAGAACTGGTATACCAAACAG CTGGAGAAGAGGCAGGCGGAGGTGACGCTGAGCACAGAGACGGTCGTCAGCGGCAGCTCCGAAATCACAGACAGCCACAAGCAGAGCCTGACTCTACAGACACAGCTGAATGGTGCGCTGATGAAG AAGGCGAATCTGGAGCAGCGTCTGGTGGAGGTTCAGGCTCAGTATCAGGCTCAGCTCTACTCTCTGGCTCAGCTGGCCGGCGGTCTGGAGGGTGAGCTGGCGTCGGTGCGCGAGAGCGCCATGCAACAGAGCCGCGACTACCAGCTGCTGCTCAGCACCAAGGTTCAGCTGGAGCGTGAGATCAGCAAGTATAGAGCTCTGCTTGAGGGCGCCGGAGAGTTCAGCAACTTGTCAGTATCTGCACTCAAGACGCCGGTGGTTAAGGTTGTCAAAACCTCTTCCGTTTCATCAGTCTCTGCAG GTGCAGACGGTGTAGTCGACATCATCTCTTCTGAAGTGAAGTCCGGCGGTTCCAGTGCGAGTGAGTTGGTGGCAGGAGCAGTCGGTGGAGCAACAGTGGATGCAGTGTTACCAGCTGAG CCGTAA
- the LOC141336084 gene encoding calmodulin-regulated spectrin-associated protein 3 isoform X1, with amino-acid sequence MDASAAKRSATVPDICPLDRYDPTRARTRAGVSWLLSRSRGAEESVSAALKEDGGVSPALERLLLSGDLYCKVFSSNALSGVAAPPKDLGSLLQLLSRYDLTPLHTDQQKPVDETQLSQKPINMGAHLAVIDSLMCLSATETVGRVKMAKETDQFGSNRSWENSLLFWINKVNQKLRESANVEDSPKSNTCTDLQPAQPSCPQRWYWKLVPHAIAFCLKESGNKPPVIRYRKDKVQSKQSPVFVVVSGVKDLSNGCAIAAAVHFYCPQILPLEDVCLKDTMSVTDSMYNLQLIREFCESHLKSCCPLQMEDLLYAPPTLQVNIMCFLSELFGAFEVQKPDFVKAKNTLDLTDASDMVDCTSPISGNSNSGTPSFLLKQSLLPQSPSVSEVRGWSKKQISRPLSAVTFSIPFPLDSDVDVVMGNPLFRSVSTDSLTMVTNPDPYTPPEDLSKLIGQAPLGELPTIEEALQIIHTSRPVHNEPRLRPEGAPSGFYLHSPEAGEARLSSSAPCRTGMMYRPIGGGPDSSGNRKRQPIGSQGNHEGLECDTPEDSPKIPSSPANGPKAGRMTNFAERRKKMPESPINSRSQESLLSPAGMSPVGAVEAQELGARLEEKRKAIEAQKRRIEAIFTKHRQRLGKTAFLQLQKKQGEEPEDDGQSLTLDERLTRMEQQLQQEEDREKEEEKRKKEEEKKENDGEQKKMENAGDVLAPPKLEKQVTFSVETKKEEGKEPPLVEYNEAVAKLTSTLQSLQKDMQRLTEQQQRLMGKKTLSSPKNTPSNKTPTSSKAWVIPAVSKSPATPPHLSRDSTRIISPSGSPSRSGQLSDTPRSPKSSATSAARRSRGAVPKSPKRQRPSRPTDLGFQPLTRVLTPPQNVDTLPHLRRVSPSQCQVQTCSSLRLGGSCTPQDSPLEPALPQESTSESGSSDHHTPIFTLELEAGPPSALPAELLGGGSSSGAPSECSFESDMLLSSALVKDETEGAGTVGDDTDLEQGTEIFSSDSMSDQTESESKMGLDVFFKGEGLSEEEMAQKRALLLERQQRRAQEIKKRARQGQDPENSQLDDLRPSQTPLLSQSLPISYTPPPLSQATPPGTPLRRGTFTRAEYERRQQLKIMADLGKVLKQKPAKHSSKKQAHKPHNHELIHTRSPGKNKTVVSSQKDGGSLLKEKPASLSESPSKVMPSGQLASHNGEKDWERASNASSPASIPEYTGPKLFKEPSFKSNKFIIHSALSRCCLAGKVNESQKNKIIEEMEKSSASHFMILLRDSNCQFRAIYTLDGQSEELHRLCGVGPRVISSSAVEAIYKYSSDRKQFNTLPSRTLSMSVDAFTIPGHLWHTKKHGTPKKVATPK; translated from the exons AGAGTGTTTCTGCCGCTCTGAAGGAGGATGGAGGCGTGTCTCCCGCTCTAGAGCGCCTCCTGCTGTCCGGTGATCTGTACTGCAAAGTATTCTCCTCAAACGCTCTGTCCGGCGTCGCAGCGCCACCTAAAGACCTCGGCTCTCTGCTGCAGCTCCTCAGCCGCTACGACCTGACCCCGCTTCACACGGACCAGCAGAAACCCGTCGATGAGACTCAGCTGAGCCAGAAGCCAATCAACATG GGAGCCCATCTGGCTGTGATCGATTCGCTGATGTGTCTGAGTGCCACTGAAACCGTGGGTCGGGTCAAGATGGCGAAGGAGACGGATCAGTTCGGGTCCAACAGGAGCTGGGAGAACTCACTGCTCTTCTGGATCAACAAG GTGAATCAAAAGTTGCGAGAGAGTGCTAATGTTGAGGATAGTCCGAAGTCAAACACCTGCACGGACCTGCAGCCAGCTCAGCCATCT TGCCCACAGCGCTGGTACTGGAAACTGGTCCCA CATGCCATCGCATTTTGTTTGAAGGAGTCGGGGAATAAGCCTCCTGTG aTCCGTTACAGGAAAGATAAGGTTCAGTCTAAACAGTCTCCGGTGTTTGTGGTGGTTTCCGGAGTGAAGGATCTGTCTAACGGCTGCGCCATCGCTGCTGCGGTTCATTTCTACTGCCCTCAAATTCTGCCCCTGGAGG ATGTGTGTTTGAAGGACACCATGTCCGTGACAGACAGTATGTACAATCTCCAACTGATCAGAGAGTTTTGTGAAAGTCACCTAAAGAGCTGCTGCCCCCTACAGATGGAGGATTTACTGTATGCCCCGCCTACTTTACAG GTGAACATTATGTGCTTCCTTTCTGAGCTGTTTGGAGCATTTGAAGTCCAGAAACCAGACTTTGTCAAAGCCAAAAACACACTGGACCTAACAG ATGCATCAGATATGGTTGACTGCACGAGTCCTATCAGTGGCAACAGCAACAG CGGAACTCCATCTTTCCTTTTGAAGCAGTCGCTCCTGCCTCAGTCCCCTTCTGTGTCTG AAGTACGGGGTTGGAGCAAAAAGCAAATTAG CCGTCCTCTCTCTGCCGTGACCTTCAGCATCCCATTCCCATTGGACAGCGATGTTGATGTTGTTATGGGCAACCCTCTCTTCCGTTCCGTCAGCACGGACAGCCTCACCATGGTAACCAACCCCGATCCTTACACACCCCCAGAGGATCTGAGTAAACTCATTGGTCAAGCTCCTCTAGGAGAGTTACCTACCATAGAAGAAGCATTACAAATTATTCATACTTCCCGTCCGGTGCACAATGAGCCCCGGCTGCGGCCAGAGGGAGCACCGTCTGGCTTTTACCTCCACTCCCCTGAGGCGGGTGAGGCCAGACTGAGCAGCTCTGCACCTTGCCGCACAGGGATGATGTATCGACCAATTGGAGGAGGGCCTGATAGCAGCGGGAACCGCAAACGACAACCTATTGGTTCACAAGGAAACCATGAAGGTTTAGAGTGTGACACACCTGAAGACTCTCCCAAAATCCCCTCCAGCCCAGCCAATGGACCCAAGGCTGGTCGCATGACAAACTTTGCTGAACGCAGGAAGAAGATGCCAGAATCCCCAATTAATTCCAGGTCCCAGGAGTCGTTATTGAGCCCTGCAGGGATGAGTCCTGTTGGGGCAGTGGAGGCACAGGAGCTAGGTGCACGCCTGGAGGAGAAGCGCAAAGCAATTGAAGCTCAAAAGAGACGGATTGAGGCCATCTTTACCAAGCACAGGCAGAGGCTAGGCAAGACTGCcttccttcaacttcaaaagaAACAAGGGGAAGAACCGGAGGATGACGGACAGTCCCTCACTTTGGATGAGCGACTGACACGAATGGAGCAGCAGCTTCAACAAGAGGAGGACAGAGAAAAGGAGGAGGAAAAAAGGAAAAAGGAGGAGGAGAAGAAAGAAAATGACGGAGAGCAGAAGAAGATGGAGAATGCTGGTGATGTATTAGCTCCACCTAAACTGGAGAAACAGGTTACCTTCTCTGTTGAAACGAAGAAAGAGGAGGGGAAAGAGCCACCATTGGTGGAATACAATGAGGCAGTAGCCAAGTTAACCTCTACCCTACAGTCCCTACAGAAAGACATGCAGCGCCTTACAGAACAGCAACAAAGGCTCATGGGAAAGAAAACTCTGAGTTCTCCGAAAAACACCCCCTCAAATAAGACCCCTACCTCTAGCAAGGCCTGGGTCATCCCAGCTGTTTCTAAATCCCCTGCCACACCCCCTCATCTTTCTAGAGACTCCACCCGTATCATTTCACCCTCTGGATCTCCATCACGCTCTGGACAACTTTCTGACACACCCCGATCCCCTAAAAGTTCAGCAACATCTGCGGCACGCAGATCCCGTGGTGCTGTTCCCAAGAGCCCCAAACGCCAACGTCCCTCCCGCCCCACAGACCTCGGTTTCCAGCCTCTTACACGTGTTCTTACACCCCCACAGAAcgtggacacacttccccatctgCGGCGAGTCTCTCCGAGCCAGTGTCAGGTGCAGACCTGCTCCTCGCTGCGACTTGGAGGTTCGTGCACACCTCAGGACTCTCCGCTGGAGCCTGCTTTGCCTCAAGAGAGCACCTCAGAATCTGGCTCCAGTGATCATCACACCCCAATCTTCACCCTGGAGCTGGAGGCTGGACCTCCGTCTGCACTTCCAGCTGAACTGTTAGGAGGTGGGAGCAGCTCAGGAGCCCCATCAGAGTGCTCATTTGAAAGCGACATGCTGCTTAGCAGTGCTCTCGTTAAAGATGAGACCGAGGGTGCGGGGACGGTGGGAGATGACACAGATCTGGAACAGGGTACAGAAATATTCTCATCAGATTCAATGAGCGACCAGACAGAGAGCGAGAGCAAGATGGGACTGGATGTTTTCTTCAAG GGGGAGGGTCTCTCGGAAGAAGAAATGGCCCAGAAAAGGGCTCTGCTGTTGGAGCGGCAGCAAAGACGAGCTCAAGAGATTAAGAAACGTGCAAGACAAGGGCAAGACCCTGAGAACAG TCAACTGGATGATCTGCGACCTTCTCAAACTCCGCTGCTTTCGCAGTCACTGCCGATCTCATACACCCCACCCCCTCTATCACAAGCCACACCCCCAGGAACGCCCCTAAGAAGAGGAACGTTCACCAGGGCAGAGTATGAAAGGCGTCAGCAACTAAAGATAATGGCTGATCTAGGGAAGGTTCTCAAACAGAAACCAGCAAAGCACAGCAGCAAAAAACAAGCACACAAACCGCACAACCATGAACTTATTCACACACGCTCACCGGGGAAGAACAAAACAG TTGTCTCTAGCCAGAAAGATGGAGGATCTCTACTGAAAGAAAAGCCAGCAAG TCTTTCAGAGTCACCCTCAAAGGTGATGCCATCAGGGCAACTGGCCAGTCATAATGGAGAAAAAGACTGGGAACGTGCATCCAATGCCTCCTCTCCAGCCTCAATCCCAGAATACACAG GTCCTAAATTATTTAAGGAACCCAGTTTTAAATCTAACAAGTTCATCATTCACAGCGCACTCTCACGCTGCTGCCTTGCTGGCAAAGTCAATGAATCCCAGAAAAACAAGATCATAGAG GAGATGGAGAAGAGCTCCGCCAGTCACTTCATGATTCTCCTGCGCGACTCCAACTGTCAGTTCCGTGCCATTTACACCCTAGACGGCCAATCGGAGGAGCTGCATCGACTCTGCGGCGTCGGCCCCCGCGTCATTTCCTCGTCAGCTGTGGAGGCTATTTATAAATACAGCTCCGACCGGAAACAGTTCAATACACTTCCATCTCGTACCCTGAGCATGAGCGTTGACGCTTTCACTATCCCCGGCCATCTCTGGCACACTAAGAAACATGGCACGCCCAAAAAAGTAGCCACACCCAAATAG
- the LOC141336084 gene encoding calmodulin-regulated spectrin-associated protein 3 isoform X2 codes for MDASAAKRSATVPDICPLDRYDPTRARTRAGVSWLLSRSRGAEESVSAALKEDGGVSPALERLLLSGDLYCKVFSSNALSGVAAPPKDLGSLLQLLSRYDLTPLHTDQQKPVDETQLSQKPINMGAHLAVIDSLMCLSATETVGRVKMAKETDQFGSNRSWENSLLFWINKVNQKLRESANVEDSPKSNTCTDLQPAQPSCPQRWYWKLVPIRYRKDKVQSKQSPVFVVVSGVKDLSNGCAIAAAVHFYCPQILPLEDVCLKDTMSVTDSMYNLQLIREFCESHLKSCCPLQMEDLLYAPPTLQVNIMCFLSELFGAFEVQKPDFVKAKNTLDLTDASDMVDCTSPISGNSNSGTPSFLLKQSLLPQSPSVSEVRGWSKKQISRPLSAVTFSIPFPLDSDVDVVMGNPLFRSVSTDSLTMVTNPDPYTPPEDLSKLIGQAPLGELPTIEEALQIIHTSRPVHNEPRLRPEGAPSGFYLHSPEAGEARLSSSAPCRTGMMYRPIGGGPDSSGNRKRQPIGSQGNHEGLECDTPEDSPKIPSSPANGPKAGRMTNFAERRKKMPESPINSRSQESLLSPAGMSPVGAVEAQELGARLEEKRKAIEAQKRRIEAIFTKHRQRLGKTAFLQLQKKQGEEPEDDGQSLTLDERLTRMEQQLQQEEDREKEEEKRKKEEEKKENDGEQKKMENAGDVLAPPKLEKQVTFSVETKKEEGKEPPLVEYNEAVAKLTSTLQSLQKDMQRLTEQQQRLMGKKTLSSPKNTPSNKTPTSSKAWVIPAVSKSPATPPHLSRDSTRIISPSGSPSRSGQLSDTPRSPKSSATSAARRSRGAVPKSPKRQRPSRPTDLGFQPLTRVLTPPQNVDTLPHLRRVSPSQCQVQTCSSLRLGGSCTPQDSPLEPALPQESTSESGSSDHHTPIFTLELEAGPPSALPAELLGGGSSSGAPSECSFESDMLLSSALVKDETEGAGTVGDDTDLEQGTEIFSSDSMSDQTESESKMGLDVFFKGEGLSEEEMAQKRALLLERQQRRAQEIKKRARQGQDPENSQLDDLRPSQTPLLSQSLPISYTPPPLSQATPPGTPLRRGTFTRAEYERRQQLKIMADLGKVLKQKPAKHSSKKQAHKPHNHELIHTRSPGKNKTVVSSQKDGGSLLKEKPASLSESPSKVMPSGQLASHNGEKDWERASNASSPASIPEYTGPKLFKEPSFKSNKFIIHSALSRCCLAGKVNESQKNKIIEEMEKSSASHFMILLRDSNCQFRAIYTLDGQSEELHRLCGVGPRVISSSAVEAIYKYSSDRKQFNTLPSRTLSMSVDAFTIPGHLWHTKKHGTPKKVATPK; via the exons AGAGTGTTTCTGCCGCTCTGAAGGAGGATGGAGGCGTGTCTCCCGCTCTAGAGCGCCTCCTGCTGTCCGGTGATCTGTACTGCAAAGTATTCTCCTCAAACGCTCTGTCCGGCGTCGCAGCGCCACCTAAAGACCTCGGCTCTCTGCTGCAGCTCCTCAGCCGCTACGACCTGACCCCGCTTCACACGGACCAGCAGAAACCCGTCGATGAGACTCAGCTGAGCCAGAAGCCAATCAACATG GGAGCCCATCTGGCTGTGATCGATTCGCTGATGTGTCTGAGTGCCACTGAAACCGTGGGTCGGGTCAAGATGGCGAAGGAGACGGATCAGTTCGGGTCCAACAGGAGCTGGGAGAACTCACTGCTCTTCTGGATCAACAAG GTGAATCAAAAGTTGCGAGAGAGTGCTAATGTTGAGGATAGTCCGAAGTCAAACACCTGCACGGACCTGCAGCCAGCTCAGCCATCT TGCCCACAGCGCTGGTACTGGAAACTGGTCCCA aTCCGTTACAGGAAAGATAAGGTTCAGTCTAAACAGTCTCCGGTGTTTGTGGTGGTTTCCGGAGTGAAGGATCTGTCTAACGGCTGCGCCATCGCTGCTGCGGTTCATTTCTACTGCCCTCAAATTCTGCCCCTGGAGG ATGTGTGTTTGAAGGACACCATGTCCGTGACAGACAGTATGTACAATCTCCAACTGATCAGAGAGTTTTGTGAAAGTCACCTAAAGAGCTGCTGCCCCCTACAGATGGAGGATTTACTGTATGCCCCGCCTACTTTACAG GTGAACATTATGTGCTTCCTTTCTGAGCTGTTTGGAGCATTTGAAGTCCAGAAACCAGACTTTGTCAAAGCCAAAAACACACTGGACCTAACAG ATGCATCAGATATGGTTGACTGCACGAGTCCTATCAGTGGCAACAGCAACAG CGGAACTCCATCTTTCCTTTTGAAGCAGTCGCTCCTGCCTCAGTCCCCTTCTGTGTCTG AAGTACGGGGTTGGAGCAAAAAGCAAATTAG CCGTCCTCTCTCTGCCGTGACCTTCAGCATCCCATTCCCATTGGACAGCGATGTTGATGTTGTTATGGGCAACCCTCTCTTCCGTTCCGTCAGCACGGACAGCCTCACCATGGTAACCAACCCCGATCCTTACACACCCCCAGAGGATCTGAGTAAACTCATTGGTCAAGCTCCTCTAGGAGAGTTACCTACCATAGAAGAAGCATTACAAATTATTCATACTTCCCGTCCGGTGCACAATGAGCCCCGGCTGCGGCCAGAGGGAGCACCGTCTGGCTTTTACCTCCACTCCCCTGAGGCGGGTGAGGCCAGACTGAGCAGCTCTGCACCTTGCCGCACAGGGATGATGTATCGACCAATTGGAGGAGGGCCTGATAGCAGCGGGAACCGCAAACGACAACCTATTGGTTCACAAGGAAACCATGAAGGTTTAGAGTGTGACACACCTGAAGACTCTCCCAAAATCCCCTCCAGCCCAGCCAATGGACCCAAGGCTGGTCGCATGACAAACTTTGCTGAACGCAGGAAGAAGATGCCAGAATCCCCAATTAATTCCAGGTCCCAGGAGTCGTTATTGAGCCCTGCAGGGATGAGTCCTGTTGGGGCAGTGGAGGCACAGGAGCTAGGTGCACGCCTGGAGGAGAAGCGCAAAGCAATTGAAGCTCAAAAGAGACGGATTGAGGCCATCTTTACCAAGCACAGGCAGAGGCTAGGCAAGACTGCcttccttcaacttcaaaagaAACAAGGGGAAGAACCGGAGGATGACGGACAGTCCCTCACTTTGGATGAGCGACTGACACGAATGGAGCAGCAGCTTCAACAAGAGGAGGACAGAGAAAAGGAGGAGGAAAAAAGGAAAAAGGAGGAGGAGAAGAAAGAAAATGACGGAGAGCAGAAGAAGATGGAGAATGCTGGTGATGTATTAGCTCCACCTAAACTGGAGAAACAGGTTACCTTCTCTGTTGAAACGAAGAAAGAGGAGGGGAAAGAGCCACCATTGGTGGAATACAATGAGGCAGTAGCCAAGTTAACCTCTACCCTACAGTCCCTACAGAAAGACATGCAGCGCCTTACAGAACAGCAACAAAGGCTCATGGGAAAGAAAACTCTGAGTTCTCCGAAAAACACCCCCTCAAATAAGACCCCTACCTCTAGCAAGGCCTGGGTCATCCCAGCTGTTTCTAAATCCCCTGCCACACCCCCTCATCTTTCTAGAGACTCCACCCGTATCATTTCACCCTCTGGATCTCCATCACGCTCTGGACAACTTTCTGACACACCCCGATCCCCTAAAAGTTCAGCAACATCTGCGGCACGCAGATCCCGTGGTGCTGTTCCCAAGAGCCCCAAACGCCAACGTCCCTCCCGCCCCACAGACCTCGGTTTCCAGCCTCTTACACGTGTTCTTACACCCCCACAGAAcgtggacacacttccccatctgCGGCGAGTCTCTCCGAGCCAGTGTCAGGTGCAGACCTGCTCCTCGCTGCGACTTGGAGGTTCGTGCACACCTCAGGACTCTCCGCTGGAGCCTGCTTTGCCTCAAGAGAGCACCTCAGAATCTGGCTCCAGTGATCATCACACCCCAATCTTCACCCTGGAGCTGGAGGCTGGACCTCCGTCTGCACTTCCAGCTGAACTGTTAGGAGGTGGGAGCAGCTCAGGAGCCCCATCAGAGTGCTCATTTGAAAGCGACATGCTGCTTAGCAGTGCTCTCGTTAAAGATGAGACCGAGGGTGCGGGGACGGTGGGAGATGACACAGATCTGGAACAGGGTACAGAAATATTCTCATCAGATTCAATGAGCGACCAGACAGAGAGCGAGAGCAAGATGGGACTGGATGTTTTCTTCAAG GGGGAGGGTCTCTCGGAAGAAGAAATGGCCCAGAAAAGGGCTCTGCTGTTGGAGCGGCAGCAAAGACGAGCTCAAGAGATTAAGAAACGTGCAAGACAAGGGCAAGACCCTGAGAACAG TCAACTGGATGATCTGCGACCTTCTCAAACTCCGCTGCTTTCGCAGTCACTGCCGATCTCATACACCCCACCCCCTCTATCACAAGCCACACCCCCAGGAACGCCCCTAAGAAGAGGAACGTTCACCAGGGCAGAGTATGAAAGGCGTCAGCAACTAAAGATAATGGCTGATCTAGGGAAGGTTCTCAAACAGAAACCAGCAAAGCACAGCAGCAAAAAACAAGCACACAAACCGCACAACCATGAACTTATTCACACACGCTCACCGGGGAAGAACAAAACAG TTGTCTCTAGCCAGAAAGATGGAGGATCTCTACTGAAAGAAAAGCCAGCAAG TCTTTCAGAGTCACCCTCAAAGGTGATGCCATCAGGGCAACTGGCCAGTCATAATGGAGAAAAAGACTGGGAACGTGCATCCAATGCCTCCTCTCCAGCCTCAATCCCAGAATACACAG GTCCTAAATTATTTAAGGAACCCAGTTTTAAATCTAACAAGTTCATCATTCACAGCGCACTCTCACGCTGCTGCCTTGCTGGCAAAGTCAATGAATCCCAGAAAAACAAGATCATAGAG GAGATGGAGAAGAGCTCCGCCAGTCACTTCATGATTCTCCTGCGCGACTCCAACTGTCAGTTCCGTGCCATTTACACCCTAGACGGCCAATCGGAGGAGCTGCATCGACTCTGCGGCGTCGGCCCCCGCGTCATTTCCTCGTCAGCTGTGGAGGCTATTTATAAATACAGCTCCGACCGGAAACAGTTCAATACACTTCCATCTCGTACCCTGAGCATGAGCGTTGACGCTTTCACTATCCCCGGCCATCTCTGGCACACTAAGAAACATGGCACGCCCAAAAAAGTAGCCACACCCAAATAG